In Vitis riparia cultivar Riparia Gloire de Montpellier isolate 1030 chromosome 19, EGFV_Vit.rip_1.0, whole genome shotgun sequence, the following proteins share a genomic window:
- the LOC117909682 gene encoding SKP1-like protein 1: MAKTVNLKSSDGHIFTVEEAVALQCQTIKNVVEDTGDDEVLLPKVNGRTLVKVMEYCEKHAKEPSGLDQKKVDEMKKWDMEFVDVDQAVLYDMLMAANYLSIAGLIELICMKAADMIRGKSPEQIREIFKIENDFTKEEEAKIRGENAWAFE, from the coding sequence ATGGCGAAAACCGTGAACCTCAAGAGCTCTGACGGCCACATCTTCACCGTTGAAGAGGCAGTGGCGTTACAATGCCAGACTATCAAGAATGTTGTTGAAGACACCGGCGATGATGAAGTTTTATTGCCAAAGGTGAATGGTAGAACCCTGGTTAAAGTGATGGAGTACTGTGAGAAGCATGCGAAGGAACCCTCTGGATTGGATCAGAAGAAGGTGGATGAGATGAAGAAGTGGGACATGGAGTTCGTGGACGTGGATCAAGCTGTTTTGTATGACATGCTCATGGCAGCCAATTATTTGAGTATAGCAGGGTTGATTGAGTTGATATGCATGAAGGCTGCTGACATGATCCGTGGGAAGAGTCCCGAGCAGATTCGGGAGATTTTCAAGATTGAGAACGATTTTACAAAAGAGGAGGAGGCCAAGATTCGGGGAGAAAATGCATGGGCATTTGAATAA